ACCGGCCGGACAGTCCGACCTGGGACTACATGCTGCGGAACGTCTACTCGCTAGGCGGCACGGAGATCGACTTCGCGAGCCTCGAGGTCAGCATCGAGCGCATCGGCACCTCCCAGGATCCGGCCTATCCCGAGGGCAGCAACACGCCCTACCTGCGCTTCTTCGGACTGGACCAGTACCGCGGCCAGCTCGTGGAGGGCTTCGACCCCGACGGCCGCATCGACTGGCCGCGCATCGACATCGCCGAGGGTCTGCTGATCTTTCCCTACTACCGGCCCTTCGATCCGCCGGAGGGGCTCGTCTGCCAGTGGACCCAGCCGGTGGTCGGCGACTGCGAACTGCTCACCGACGCCGACCTCAACCCCGCCATCTACGAGACGGCGCGCGAGACGATCAACCGCAACCCGTCGCTCTACAGCAAGTACGTGATCAAGTACCAGAGCGCCACGGTGGCCAGCCGCTTCAACCTGAACGCCTTCGACATCCTCGAGGGCAGCGAGGTGGTCACGCTCGACGGGGTGCCGCTCAAGAAGGGCACGGACTACCGCATCGACTACTTCTCCGGCGAGGTGGAACTGCTGGGCGACGCGGCCGCGCGCCTCACGCCGAGCAGCAACCTGCAGGTCACCTACCAGTTCCGTCCGCTGGTGGGGGGCGGGCAGAGCAGCCTGGTGGGCTTCAACGGCACCTATCACCTCGGCGAGAAGAACCAGATCGCGAGCTCGTGGCTCTACGAGTCCAAGTACAGCGGCGCGCGGCGGCCGCGCCTGGGCGAGGAGTCCACGCGCAACGTGGTGGGCAACGTGCTCGCCAACCTGAGCGCGGAGCCGGAGTTCCTCACGTCCTTCGCGAATCTCCTGCCGCGCGTGGACACGGACGCCACGAGCACCGTCAGCCTGTCCAGCGAGCTCGCGGTGAGCTTCCCCAATCCCAACGTGGACAACGAGGCCTTCGTCGACGACATGGAGGGCGCGGAAGACGCCGTAGAGCTCGGCGTCAACCGCGTGCAGTGGGTGCGCGCCAGCGAGCCGGTGGACGCCATCCGCGTCGTCGGCGGGGCGGACATCCTGCCCACGCCCGCGGGCCGCGCGCGCGGCGCCTACTGGTTCAAGCCCCAGGGCACCACGCGGCGCGAGGACTTCAACCTGAACCTGCCCGAGCAGGAGGCGCAGGAGGTGGTGGACGTCCTCCAGCTCTTCGTGCCGGTGAACCTGAACGCGCAGCAGCTCGGCGCCTACCCGGCGCTGGTGGAGACCGACGGCTACAACCGGGCCCAGGGCGACTCGCTGTGGATGGGCCTCATGCGCGGCTTCAGCGGCCAGGGACTGGATCTCAGCGAGGCGCAGTACCTGGAGGTCTGGGTCAACGACTTCCAGCAGCAGCAGCTCTTCCGCACGGGCCGGCTGCACTTCGACATGGGCGCCATCAACGAGGACTACTGGAACCCCGAGCTCAACGAGTACGACACCGAGGACCGCGAGGGCATCGGCGTCTTCGTCCAGGGCGAGGAGGACACGGGCCTCGATGGCGTCTTCGACATGGACGAGCCCCCCGATCCCGACAACCCCTACGGCGGCGCGGCGGACCCCGCCGGCGACGACTACGCGCCCGAACAGCAGGACGAGGACTTCGGCAGCTCGTACTTCCGCATCAACGGCACCGAGAGCAACCAGCGCCTGGACACCGAGGACCTCGACGGCGACGGCACCCTGGATCAGACCAACAGCTACTTCACGCTGACCGTGGACCTGAACGCCGTTCCCTTCACCGACATGGTGGAGGTCTACGCCGACGAGGGCGTGGCGCCGCCGGAGAACAACAAGGCCTGGCGACTGTATCGCATCAACCTCGACGAGGCCCGCGTGGTGGGCGACGGCTTCCAGGCGCCCGACTGGAGCCGCATCAACTACTTCCGCTTCTGGGTGGACGGGCTGAACGCGCCCGGCCAGAACCCGGAGCGGCCGTCCAACCGGCTGGAGGTGGCGAGCATCAAGCTGGTGGGCAACCGCTGGAAGACCCACGGCATCCAGGAGCTGGCCACGGGCGTCACGCTGCCGCCCACGTCGCTCAGCGCGGGGGAGGACCTGCGCGTCGAGGTGATCAACAGCAAGGACAACGCGAACTTCAGCTGGCCCTTCGGCGAGCAGCTAGATCCGGACACGGGCCTGCCCGAGCGCGAGCAGGCGCTCAACGTCGTCTACGAGAACCTGCAGCCCGGCCACCAGGCGCTGATCCGCAAGGACTACCAGAGCCTCAACCTGACCGGTTACCGCACGCTGACCTTCTACGTCCATCCGGATCAGGCGTCGGCCGACCACGATGTCTTCCTGCGCGCCGCCCAGGACAGCACGACCTACTACGAGTGGCGCTACCGTCCGCAGAGCCAGGGTTGGACCGAGGTGAACCTGGACCTGCAGGACTGGACCGACCTCAAGCTGATCAGCGACGCCGACACGGTGCGCACGGCCGGCGAGGACGCGGTCTTCCCGGGGCGCGACTACACGCTGACGCGCATCGGCAATCCGGATCTCAGCCGCATCCGCGCGTTCTTCTTCGGCATCGTCAACGACGAGGGCGCGCTGCCCCTGACCGGCGAGACCTGGGTGAACGACCTGAAGGTGAAGGAGGTCAAGCGCGCCACCGGCTACGCCGGCAAGGTGACCGGCTCGGTGAACATGGCCGGCGTGCTGAACATGGGCGTCAACTACCAGGAGCAGGACGCCGAGTTCCGCGGGTTGCGGGCCACCACCGGACAGGGCGCGCACACGCGCAACTGGAGCGTGAGCGCGTCGTCGGCGCTGGAGCACTTCGTCCCGCTGGGGGGCTACAAGCTGCCGATCAACGCCAGCTACGGCCGCGGCCTCAGCCTGCCCAAGTACCAGCTCAGCAGCGACGTCGAGCTCGATCGCCCGCATCAGGAAGAGCAGAAGAGCACGTCCATCAACCAGCGGGTGTCGGCCAGCCTGAGCCGCAGCCCCTCCACGCACCTGCTGGGCCGGCTGCTCTTCGACAAGATCAAGCTCTCGGGGTCCGTCACCCAGCGCCGCAGCAACACGCCGCTGCGCCTCGAGTTGCAGGAGCAGCTGGCCTACGGCGCGAGCTACGACACCCAGATCAAGGACCGGCGCCTGCCGATCTTCGGCCTCGGGCAACTGCGCTACCTGCCCGGAAGCCTGCGGCTCAAGTCCGACGTCACCCGCTCCCGCACGGAGAGCTGGAAGGCGAGCGGCCTGCGCTACACCCCGAACCCCTACATCAGCAGCGGCAAGCTGACCAACTCGGCGAATCTCAACTGGCCGCTCTTCGACTCCTTCAAGACGGACTTCGGCATCAACGACGCGCGCGACCTCGAGCACGAGGACCCCGACGCGCTGAAGCTCTTCGGCAAGTCGCTGAACATCGGCTACCAGACCAGCCAGGGCCAGACCCTGCGCATCGACTTCACGCTGCCCTACCTGCGTCGCTTCCGTCCCAAGTTCAGCTTCAACAGCAACTACAGCCAGAGCGCGCAGGCGGTGAACCTCGGCTCGAACTCGGTGGCGGCGGGCAGCAAGAACCTGAACAACAGCAACGTGATTTCCACCACCTACAACTTCGAGGTGGGGAAGTGGTTCACGTGGATGGGCGGCGAGGGGCTCGAGGCGCTGCGCAAGGCCAAGGCGCCCGAGGAGACGCCGGGGCGCAGCGCCGGGCCGACCGGCGCGCCGCGCCACCAGCCGCAGCGCCTGCTGGTGCCGGTGGACCCCCTCCGCGGCCCCGACCCGCGCATGCGCCGGCGGAGCACGCGCCGCTTCATCGAGGACGAGCTCGAGGTCGCCGTGCCGGCCGCCGCCGCCGAGGCCGACAGCACCGAGAAGCAGGTCGACCCCATGTTCATCGTCTACAAGACCCTGGACGTGCTCAGCGGCCTCAAACCGCTCAAGGTCGACCTCAGCCGGCGGGTGAACACGCGCTTCGACAACGTCCACGGCGCGCCGACCCTGCTCTACCGCCTCGGCTTCAGCGAGGATCCCGACCTGCCGGGCACCCAGGGTGGCGTCGCGGTGGACCACAAGCGCGCCGACCTGCTGGACGAGTCGCGGGACCTCCGTCTGGCCACCGGCGTGACCGTGGCGGAGAACCTGCAGGTCAGCACGGACTTCGAATACACCCGGGGCACGCGCAAGATGACCAGCACGAGCACCGTGGACACCAATCGCAAGTGGCCGAGCCTGAGCGTGGACCTCAGCGGGGTGGAGAAGTGGCCGCTCTGGGGCGACATGCTCGAGAGCAGTTCCCTGGGCCTGGGCTACGGCCGGCAGCTGCGGGTGACGGAGAACCTGGTCCAGGGCACCGAGAACCGGACGCAGAGCACCAACTGGACGCCGCGCTGGAGCATGAACTGGGCGAACAAGATGCAGACCCAGCTCACCGGCAGCTACGGCTCCACGGCCAGCATCGAGAACACCAGCCAGACGAAGAGCAGCAACCTGAAGGTCGACCTGTCCTGGAACTACAACCTGTCGGCGCCCAACGGGCTGGGCTTCCCGGGCCTCGGCAAGATCCGCTTTTCCAGCCGGATGGACCTGAACGCCAAGCTGGGCTACACGCGTATCCGCAACGTCCGCATCGACTCCGGCGGCTTCGAGACGCCCCTGGGCGGGTCCAAGAGCTTCACCATCAGCCCGGGCGCCAGCTACCAGTTCACCGAGAAGCTCCGCGGCTCGGCCGGCCTGACCTTCAGCCGGACCAGCGACGACATCCGCAACAACGTCCAGACCCGGGTGCGGCTGGACCTGCGGACCACCTTCGTTTTCTAGGGTCCTGGCAAATAACCCCTTGCGGCACCGCGCCATCCGTACTAAGGTATCGGGGCAAGTGGGTGATTGTGCCCACTTTTTTCTTTCTACTCTCCCTGGAAGGCATCCGCATGCGCGAGGACCTGGAGAGTCTCCTGACGGAGGAGATCCGCCAGGAAGGGCTGGAGCTCTACAGCTGGCAGCTGCGTCCGGCCGGCAAGCGCCGCCTCCTGCAGGTCTTCATCCATGGCGAGCAGGGGGTGAACCTGGACGACTGCGCCCGGGTGAGCCGACGGGTGGGCGCCGCGCTGGAGGCGGCCGAGGCCGTGGAGGGCAGTTACGTCCTCGAGGTTTCATCACCCGGGGTGGACCGGCCGCTGCTCACGCCGCGGCACTTCGCGATGGCGCTGGGCGAGCGCGTCCGGATCACGCGGGCGGACCACGATCCCGCGTCGGGCGAGAACCCGACGCTGGAGGGCCGGCTCAGCGACGTCGGCGACGACGCGATCCGGCTGGAGTGGGAGGGCGGCGAGGTCACGCTGCCCTGGAGCGCCATCGGCAAGGCGCGTGTCCTGGCCACGTTGAGCACGCGGCGGGACTGAACGGGACGTCGACGGAGGAACTACGATGAGCGAAGGCTTCTTCGAAGCCCTGCAGCAGATCACTCGCGAGCGCAAGGTCGATCGCGAGGTGCTGATCGAGACGCTGGCCATGGGCCTGCGCTCGGCCGTGCGGCGCAAGCACGGCTCCGAGGCCAACGTGGACGTCACCATCGATCCCCAGGGGGCCATCGAGATCCACCTCGTGATGCAGGTCGTCACCGAGGACGACCTGGAGAACGAGGACCAGCAGCTCACGGTGGAGGAGGCGCGCGAGTACATCGACGATCCCGAAGTGGGGGACATGATCCGCATTCCCCTGGACGTCAAGGAATTCGGCCGCAACGCGATCCTCACCGCGAAGCAGGTGCTGGTGCAGGGCGTCCGCGAGGCCGAGCGCGAGCGCATCTTCAACGAGTACAGCAAGCGCGTGGGCGAGATCGTCAGCGGCACGGTGCAGCAGGTGGACCGCGGGAACATCCTGCTCAACCTGGGGCGCGCCGAGGCGTTGCTGCCCTACCGCGAGCAGATCCGCCGCGAGCGCTGGCATCAGGGCGAGACGGTCAAGGGCCTGGTGCTCGAGGTCCAGCGCGAATCGCGCGGACCCCAGGTGATCCTGAGCCGCACGCATCCCGACCTGCTGCTGCGCCTCTTCGAGCAGGAGATCCCCGAGGTCTACGAGGGCCTGGTGGAGATCAAGGCCATCGCCCGGGAGCCGGGCTGGCGCTCGAAGGTGGCCGTCTACAGCAAGGACGACCGCGTCGACGCCGTGGGCGCCTGCGTGGGCATGAAGGGCGCGCGCGTCATGGCCATCGTCAAGGAGCTGAGCGGCGAGCGCATCGACATCGTGCCCTGGGACAACGACGTGCACAACTTCGTGTCGCGCGCGCTGTCGCCGGCCATGGTCTCGTCCATCCGCGTGGTGGACTGGGACGCCCGCGCGCTGGAAGTCATCGTGGCCGAGGACCAGCTCTCGCTCGCCATCGGCAAGGAGGGGCAGAACGTCCGCCTGGCCGCGAAGCTGACGGGCTGGCGCATCGACCTCGTCACCAGCGAGCTGCTGAAGCTGCGCGATGAGGCCATGGAGCACGTGACCATGGCCGTGGGCGATCTGGAGGGCATCACGCCGCGCCTGGCCGAGGCCCTGGCCAGCGCCGGCTACGACAGCCTGGAGGCCCTCGCGGCCGCCGCGCCCGAGCAGCTCGCGAAGATCGAGGGCATCGGCGACAAGACCGCCGAGAAGATCCTCGAGCGCGCGGACGCCGGCCTCATGGATCTGGAGAACGCGCGGGACGACTACGTGGATCGCCGTCGTCGGGAACTGGAGGAGGAGCGGCGCCAGGCCGAGCCCTTCTTCGACGAGTCCAAGTTCGATCACGACGAGGACGACGAGGACGAGGCGGACGGCGCCCCCGCGGCCGACGCGGGTCCC
Above is a genomic segment from Candidatus Latescibacterota bacterium containing:
- the sprA gene encoding cell surface protein SprA, which produces MTERARQPVANVRARLSGAAMLRALAVVLPLLLLLAGNARAELPPAPDQPPYSPYAQWYADRQHRLDGWIRGVGPAQWLPPVVDRHGREPYWVDELRVLPESGLVLWLRRPAVLDQMRPLSSGEDHYGRQLADEWPQAVQRDVLVWQDWFDREIAARRLALLREKAAQTARELKQEQARGSLIDINIPLNLPKSVERVVGRGEKSNITVTGRETITLSGETTRNSNFITDESGRGQPLFPRLEMKQELQVKLNGTVGEKVHVEVENNSLAQGADANRIRIRYEGDEDEVVELIEMGDTQLSLPSSGLISYSTQNKGLFGVKMQGHLGALDFTAIASKQEGEVSSKTFNNSGQDVRADSKRDTDYIANRFFFLDNPTDPDSFYRWIVEEKLQVFVSNGAAPSASSPDASRYYWGRAYTDLGGNGLADDLAGQSPELEAFKLLQENEYTWRVDPNGNFSILELNYPIAETDILAVSYTARDSANGDALRQVGDNTQGKITYFDSQADTLSLELIKPDPYRPDSPTWDYMLRNVYSLGGTEIDFASLEVSIERIGTSQDPAYPEGSNTPYLRFFGLDQYRGQLVEGFDPDGRIDWPRIDIAEGLLIFPYYRPFDPPEGLVCQWTQPVVGDCELLTDADLNPAIYETARETINRNPSLYSKYVIKYQSATVASRFNLNAFDILEGSEVVTLDGVPLKKGTDYRIDYFSGEVELLGDAAARLTPSSNLQVTYQFRPLVGGGQSSLVGFNGTYHLGEKNQIASSWLYESKYSGARRPRLGEESTRNVVGNVLANLSAEPEFLTSFANLLPRVDTDATSTVSLSSELAVSFPNPNVDNEAFVDDMEGAEDAVELGVNRVQWVRASEPVDAIRVVGGADILPTPAGRARGAYWFKPQGTTRREDFNLNLPEQEAQEVVDVLQLFVPVNLNAQQLGAYPALVETDGYNRAQGDSLWMGLMRGFSGQGLDLSEAQYLEVWVNDFQQQQLFRTGRLHFDMGAINEDYWNPELNEYDTEDREGIGVFVQGEEDTGLDGVFDMDEPPDPDNPYGGAADPAGDDYAPEQQDEDFGSSYFRINGTESNQRLDTEDLDGDGTLDQTNSYFTLTVDLNAVPFTDMVEVYADEGVAPPENNKAWRLYRINLDEARVVGDGFQAPDWSRINYFRFWVDGLNAPGQNPERPSNRLEVASIKLVGNRWKTHGIQELATGVTLPPTSLSAGEDLRVEVINSKDNANFSWPFGEQLDPDTGLPEREQALNVVYENLQPGHQALIRKDYQSLNLTGYRTLTFYVHPDQASADHDVFLRAAQDSTTYYEWRYRPQSQGWTEVNLDLQDWTDLKLISDADTVRTAGEDAVFPGRDYTLTRIGNPDLSRIRAFFFGIVNDEGALPLTGETWVNDLKVKEVKRATGYAGKVTGSVNMAGVLNMGVNYQEQDAEFRGLRATTGQGAHTRNWSVSASSALEHFVPLGGYKLPINASYGRGLSLPKYQLSSDVELDRPHQEEQKSTSINQRVSASLSRSPSTHLLGRLLFDKIKLSGSVTQRRSNTPLRLELQEQLAYGASYDTQIKDRRLPIFGLGQLRYLPGSLRLKSDVTRSRTESWKASGLRYTPNPYISSGKLTNSANLNWPLFDSFKTDFGINDARDLEHEDPDALKLFGKSLNIGYQTSQGQTLRIDFTLPYLRRFRPKFSFNSNYSQSAQAVNLGSNSVAAGSKNLNNSNVISTTYNFEVGKWFTWMGGEGLEALRKAKAPEETPGRSAGPTGAPRHQPQRLLVPVDPLRGPDPRMRRRSTRRFIEDELEVAVPAAAAEADSTEKQVDPMFIVYKTLDVLSGLKPLKVDLSRRVNTRFDNVHGAPTLLYRLGFSEDPDLPGTQGGVAVDHKRADLLDESRDLRLATGVTVAENLQVSTDFEYTRGTRKMTSTSTVDTNRKWPSLSVDLSGVEKWPLWGDMLESSSLGLGYGRQLRVTENLVQGTENRTQSTNWTPRWSMNWANKMQTQLTGSYGSTASIENTSQTKSSNLKVDLSWNYNLSAPNGLGFPGLGKIRFSSRMDLNAKLGYTRIRNVRIDSGGFETPLGGSKSFTISPGASYQFTEKLRGSAGLTFSRTSDDIRNNVQTRVRLDLRTTFVF
- a CDS encoding ribosome maturation factor RimP — encoded protein: MREDLESLLTEEIRQEGLELYSWQLRPAGKRRLLQVFIHGEQGVNLDDCARVSRRVGAALEAAEAVEGSYVLEVSSPGVDRPLLTPRHFAMALGERVRITRADHDPASGENPTLEGRLSDVGDDAIRLEWEGGEVTLPWSAIGKARVLATLSTRRD
- the nusA gene encoding transcription termination factor NusA, which encodes MSEGFFEALQQITRERKVDREVLIETLAMGLRSAVRRKHGSEANVDVTIDPQGAIEIHLVMQVVTEDDLENEDQQLTVEEAREYIDDPEVGDMIRIPLDVKEFGRNAILTAKQVLVQGVREAERERIFNEYSKRVGEIVSGTVQQVDRGNILLNLGRAEALLPYREQIRRERWHQGETVKGLVLEVQRESRGPQVILSRTHPDLLLRLFEQEIPEVYEGLVEIKAIAREPGWRSKVAVYSKDDRVDAVGACVGMKGARVMAIVKELSGERIDIVPWDNDVHNFVSRALSPAMVSSIRVVDWDARALEVIVAEDQLSLAIGKEGQNVRLAAKLTGWRIDLVTSELLKLRDEAMEHVTMAVGDLEGITPRLAEALASAGYDSLEALAAAAPEQLAKIEGIGDKTAEKILERADAGLMDLENARDDYVDRRRRELEEERRQAEPFFDESKFDHDEDDEDEADGAPAADAGPATNPFEPKAEAADEEPDADPAPSTVEAGDDGERPA